A single window of Modestobacter italicus DNA harbors:
- a CDS encoding FliO/MopB family protein, giving the protein MTWMVLRLVLCLAFIAAVLLFASRVAKKRGLGGATGVIEVVARQRMGRASSVSVLRVAGRVLVVGATEEQVTLLAEVEDDELSAALDAQLARSTTTGPAGVDDDPATGVLTRRPALPARSGGGGALAGSVLDRGTWTSVVQELRERTVRR; this is encoded by the coding sequence ATGACCTGGATGGTCCTGCGCCTGGTGCTGTGCCTGGCGTTCATCGCCGCGGTGCTGCTGTTCGCCAGCCGGGTCGCCAAGAAGCGCGGGCTCGGCGGGGCGACCGGCGTCATCGAGGTCGTCGCCCGGCAGCGGATGGGCCGGGCCAGCAGCGTGTCGGTCCTCCGGGTCGCCGGCCGGGTACTGGTCGTCGGCGCCACCGAGGAGCAGGTCACCCTGCTGGCCGAGGTCGAGGACGACGAACTGTCGGCCGCGCTGGACGCCCAGCTCGCCCGGTCGACCACCACCGGCCCGGCCGGCGTCGACGACGACCCGGCCACCGGGGTGCTCACCCGCCGTCCGGCGCTGCCCGCCCGGTCCGGTGGCGGCGGTGCCCTGGCCGGCTCGGTGCTCGACCGCGGCACCTGGA